A portion of the Stigmatopora argus isolate UIUO_Sarg chromosome 15, RoL_Sarg_1.0, whole genome shotgun sequence genome contains these proteins:
- the arhgef10 gene encoding rho guanine nucleotide exchange factor 10 isoform X1, whose amino-acid sequence MDLEEFPPPPPAILDEDEDEGEAFDFDDSGDDIPQAEQLHPNHSGKDQTHGALPPHAPQGDIPNPTPEISSIIPDITPPEELSTCSVLNAVESSAADIALAANNIDDKEIHSCLPLPPKEDNARSTDDQDVPSNIQTVPRGPSKVDPYSVIDITPFEEENLEQRDGSSVPSESGDAKEELADALNSPSSPGGVPSGYSVPVPCGYATPSSVPLIIPAYTTPVIIRNLSVDEDVTVIRGGNISADSVFSEHCPPIREEDALAKWASDPANTAWMENPDEVIYDDVPRENSDSNTEPDEMIYDDVELGEEGGYLDNGWSSSEFESYDETSDGEGRTENGMPNAFMRAKPAQTKTHLSQDLSRLKEHYEKKMKDLMANTVGTVELQQLKQKHEQKMQKLVKAAKEGTKDGLEKTKAAVKKGRSFIKTKSFCNERKSTCFEEEESEVFIEVDCFNVEPILGPAPEGLSQQQLVRRCILGSILESEKNYLDALKRILEQYEKPLSLIEPKLLSDRKLKMTFYRVREILQCHFLFQIALASRVAEWDSVAMIGDVFVASFSKSMVLDAYSEYVNNFSTAMSVVRKTCAAKPAFLEFLKNRQEMSCDRMTLYGLMMKPIQRFPQFILLLQDMLKNTPVGHADRLPLQMALTELETLAEKLNEKKREADQRCEIRHIAKAMNERYLNKLLSNGSRYLIRSDDMVETVYNERGEVIKTKERRLFLLNDVLMCATPNIRFQDSSGSGGAPLDQRFLLKWSVPLSHVEALEFGSSEDISDTNRYPASHSGEKVVINAKPNKLYMGPGQLYQDLQNLIHDLSLVNQISGMICSLKGNYQNVNPTVAQDWVSGLQRLILKKEEEIRAADRCRIQLQLPGKQDKSGKATYFSAVFNTLSPAIKQSWISNLQMAKLALDEENLQGWFFAEDDGNQLKKQKHPLLLKQMPVVMSKLQEFKVECAVHNPEPYINTESTADTPVVGHGCVWVASCTNQMGQIAIVALQSCSPKVTECFNVESRILCMAYVPAEENDDKVQENKQVLLSKASVTPTVCLGMEEGSIIVYKSSQRSKKVRLQHFFTPDKSTVTSLAYMKCCLYAGLVSGSVAIYFRSQDGLWISDEPMVVKLGVLPIKAMLAMEEHLWASSGGQVSIIRSQTHCVERQMEAHQEEGMVVSHMVVAGVGIWIAFSTSSTLRLFHTETLEHLQDINVATPVNNILPGNQRVSVSSLLVCHGMLLVGTNLGVTVALSVPRLQGIPKVTGRGMVSLHAHNGPVKFLTAATAVRNRPSSVPYPNSPTSAQPMEEGEDTVPPSDPSQAQGVWLGEAGCTAMALQDSLSSSSCGSLAQSHGSFEHGPEDGALYDVLHDLAHQQRGRRTGKVDVSSLLVVSGGLGHRRVNKKTKHSRHEDNASTILIWQIPLLNV is encoded by the exons ATGGATCTAGAAGAATTTCCTCCCCCACCTCCCGCAA TTCTGGATGAGGACGAAGATGAAGGGGAAGCCTTTGATTTTGATGACAGTGGTGACGACATCCCACAGGCTGAGCAACTGCATCCTAATCATAGTGGCAAGGATCAGACTCACGGTGCCCTTCCGCCTCATGCACCACAGGGCGATATCCCCAATCCGACCCCCGAAATATCTTCTATCATACCTGACATCACTCCCCCAGAAGAATTATCCACTTGCAGTGTCTTGAATGCTGTGGAATCTTCAGCAGCAGACATCGCGTTAGCTGCTAACAACATTGACGACAAGGAGATACATTCATGTCTTCCTCTTCCACCTAAAGAAGATAATGCAAGAAGTACAG ACGATCAGGACGTGCCAAGCAATATCCAAACTGTCCCAAGGGGCCCCTCCAAAGTCGACCCCTATTCTGTGATTGACATCACTCCATTTGAGGAGGAGAACCTTGAGCAGCGTGACGGCTCCTCGGTTCCTTCTGAATCAGGAGATGCCAAGGAGGAATTGGCAGATGCCCTGAATTCCCCAAGTAGCCCTGGTGGCGTTCCCTCAGGCTATTCCGTACCTGTGCCTTGTGGCTATGCCACGCCATCCAGCGTACCGCTTATCATTCCTGCTTACACCACGCCTGTCATCATTCGAAACCTCTCCGTGGATGAAGATG TTACGGTGATTCGCGGTGGGAACATTTCAGCTGACAG tgttttcaGTGAGCATTGTCCACCTATCAGAGAGGAGGACGCTCTGGCAAAGTGGGCATCGGATCCTGCCAATACTGCATGGATGGAAA ATCCCGATGAGGTGATTTACGATGATGTGCCCAGAGAAAACTCTGACTCCAatacag AACCGGATGAAATGATTTATGACGACGTGGAGCTCGGTGAAGAAGGAGGTTACCTTGACAATGGCTGGAGCTCCAGCGAGTTTGAAAGCTACGATGAGACCAGCGATGGGGAAGGCCGAACTGAGAATGGCATGCCCAACGCCTTCATGAGGGCAAAGCCGGCCCAGACAAAAACCCAT CTCTCTCAAGATCTGAGCCGTTTGAAAGAGCACTATGAGAAAAAGATGAAAGATCTAATGGCAAATACGGTGGGAACGGTAGAGCTGCAGCAGCTCAAACAGAAACACGAGCAGAAG ATGCAAAAGTTAGTGAAGGCCGCTAAAGAAGGCACCAAAGATGGGCTTGAGAAAACCAAAGCTGCAGTTAAAAAGGGACGTTCTTTCATCAAGACTAAGTCTTTCTGTAATG AGCGAAAATCAACCTGTTTTGAAGAAGAAGAGTCTGAGGTTTTCATTGAGGTGGATTGTTTCAATGTTGAACCAATTTTGGGTCCAGCTCCTGAGGGGCTTTCACAACAACAA CTGGTCAGGCGCTGCATATTAGGCTCTATACTGGAGAGTGAGAAGAACTATCTTGATGCATTGAAGAGAATATTAGAG CAATATGAAAAGCCGCTGTCCCTGATCGAGCCAAAGTTACTGAGTGACAGGAAGTTAAAGATGACCTTCTATCGAGTGCGGGAGATCCTGCAGTGCCACTTCCTGTTCCAGATCGCTTTGGCGAGTCGAGTGGCAGAGTGGGACAGTGTGGCCATGATTGGGGATGTCTTTGTGGCATCG TTCTCAAAGTCTATGGTTCTGGATGCATACAGTGAGTATGTGAACAACTTCAGTACAGCAATGTCGGTGGTGAGAAAGACTTGTGCGGCAAAACCTGCCTTTCTGGAATTTTTAAAG AATCGTCAAGAGATGAGTTGTGACAGGATGACTCTGTATGGCTTGATGATGAAACCAATCCAGAGATTTCCACAATTCATTCTCCTTCTCCAG GACATGCTAAAAAACACACCAGTGGGCCACGCAGACCGCCTCCCCCTGCAGATGGCCTTAACAGAACTTGAGACCCTAGCTGAAAAACTCAATGAGAAGAAAAGGGAAGCTGACCAAAGATGCGAGATTCGCCACATTGCAAAGGCTATGAATGAACGCTACCTCAACAAG CTTCTGAGTAACGGTAGTCGCTACCTGATCCGCTCAGATGACATGGTGGAGACGGTCTACAACGAGCGTGGAGAAGTCATCAAAACAAAGGAGCGACGTCTTTTCCTACTTAACGATGTTCTCATGTGTGCCACGCCCAATATTCG GTTCCAGGACAGTAGTGGGAGTGGCGGTGCCCCACTTGACCAGCGGTTCCTTCTAAAATGGAGTGTTCCTTTAAGCCACGTGGAAGCACTGGAGTTCGGATCTAGCGAGGACATATCCGACACCAACCGCTATCCTGCTTCTCATTCCGGGGAGAAAGTGGTTATCAACGCCAAACCAA ACAAACTGTACATGGGCCCAGGTCAACTGTACCAGGATCTCCAGAACCTAATCCACGACCTCAGCCTGGTCAACCAGATCTCCGGCATGATATGCAGCCTCAAAGGCAACTACCAG AATGTGAACCCCACAGTGGCCCAGGACTGGGTTTCCGGTCTCCAGAGGTTGATTCTGAAAAAGGAAGAGGAGATTAGGGCAGCTGACCGCTGTAGGATTCAACTTCAGCTGCCTGGAAAGCAAGACaa GTCGGGCAAAGCTACATACTTTAGTGCAGTGTTCAATACCCTCAGCCCTGCTATTAAACAGTCCTGGATCAGTAACTTGCAAATGGCTAAGCTGGCTCTAG atgaAGAGAATCTTCAGGGCTGGTTCTTTGCAGAAGATGATGGAAATCAACTCAAAAAGCAGAAACACCCTCTCTTGCTTAAACAAATGCCCGTGGTTATGTCTAAATTGCAAGAGTTTAAG GTGGAGTGTGCGGTCCACAACCCGGAGCCCTACATCAACACCGAGAGTACAGCAGACACTCCCGTCGTTGGCCACGGTTGTGTCTGG GTTGCAAGTTGCACCAACCAGATGGGTCAAATTGCCATCGTGGCACTGCAGAGCTGCAGCCCAAAGGTCACAGAGTGCTTTAATGTGGAGTCCCGTATCCTGTGCATGGCCTACGTACCCGCAGAGGAGAATGACGACAAAGTCCAAGAAAACAAGCAAGTTTTGCTGTCAAAAGCTAGCGTCACGCCCACTGTCTGCCTGGGCATGGAGGAGGGCAG TATTATTGTCTATAAAAGCAGCCAGAGGTCCAAGAAAGTACGCCTGCAGCACTTTTTCACCCCAGACAAATCCACTGTCACTAGCCTGGCTTACATGAAATGCTGTTTGTATGCCGGCCTGGTGAGTGGCTCTGTGGCCATCTACTTCAGATCACAAG ATGGGTTGTGGATCAGTGACGAGCCAATGGTAGTGAAGCTCGGAGTGTTACCGATCAAGGCCATGCTGGCAATGGAAGAGCACCTTTGGGCCTCATCGGGCGGCCAGGTCTCCATCATTAGATCACAGACACACTGTGTAGAG AGGCAAATGGAGGCCCATCAGGAAGAGGGTATGGTGGTCTCCCACATGGTAGTGGCCGGTGTTGGCATCTGGATTGCCTTCAGTACAAGTTCCACCTTGCGTCTATTCCACACTGAGACTCTGGAGCACCTGCAGGACATTAATGTTGCAACACCTGTCAACAACATATTACCCG GGAACCAGAGAGTGTCAGTGAGCAGTTTGCTGGTTTGCCATGGTATGCTACTCGTCGGAACCAATCTGGGCGTGACTGTGGCCTTGTCTGTGCCAAGACTACAGGGTATCCCCAAGGTCACAG GTCGGGGAATGGTGTCCTTGCACGCTCACAATGGACCAGTAAAGTTCTTAACTGCAGCCACGGCGGTGCGTAACAGACCCTCAAGCGTCCCGTACCCCAATTCACCCACGTCGGCCCAGCCAATGGAGGAGGGAGAAGACACGGTTCCCCCCTCAGACCCGTCTCAGGCCCAGGGAGTCTGGCTGGGAGAAGCCGGCTGCACCGCCATGGCTCTCCAGGACTCTCTTTCGTCCTCATCGTGCGGCTCTTTAGCTCAATCTCATGGCTCTTTTGAGCACGGACCTGAGGATGGGGCCCTGTACGATGTTCTCCATGATCTGGCCCACCAGCAGAGGGGACGCCGCACAGGCAAAGTGGACGTCAGCTCTCTCCTGGTGGTTTCTGGGGGTTTGGGCCACCGCCGAGTGAATAAAAAGACCAAACATTCACGCCACGAGGATAATGCCTCGACCATCCTCATCTGGCAGATCCCCTTACTCAACGTGTGA
- the arhgef10 gene encoding rho guanine nucleotide exchange factor 10 isoform X2 → MDLEEFPPPPPAILDEDEDEGEAFDFDDSGDDIPQAEQLHPNHSGKDQTHGALPPHAPQGDIPNPTPEISSIIPDITPPEELSTCSVLNAVESSAADIALAANNIDDKEIHSCLPLPPKEDNARSTDDQDVPSNIQTVPRGPSKVDPYSVIDITPFEEENLEQRDGSSVPSESGDAKEELADALNSPSSPGGVPSGYSVPVPCGYATPSSVPLIIPAYTTPVIIRNLSVDEDVTVIRGGNISADSVFSEHCPPIREEDALAKWASDPANTAWMENPDEVIYDDVPRENSDSNTEPDEMIYDDVELGEEGGYLDNGWSSSEFESYDETSDGEGRTENGMPNAFMRAKPAQTKTHMQKLVKAAKEGTKDGLEKTKAAVKKGRSFIKTKSFCNERKSTCFEEEESEVFIEVDCFNVEPILGPAPEGLSQQQLVRRCILGSILESEKNYLDALKRILEQYEKPLSLIEPKLLSDRKLKMTFYRVREILQCHFLFQIALASRVAEWDSVAMIGDVFVASFSKSMVLDAYSEYVNNFSTAMSVVRKTCAAKPAFLEFLKNRQEMSCDRMTLYGLMMKPIQRFPQFILLLQDMLKNTPVGHADRLPLQMALTELETLAEKLNEKKREADQRCEIRHIAKAMNERYLNKLLSNGSRYLIRSDDMVETVYNERGEVIKTKERRLFLLNDVLMCATPNIRFQDSSGSGGAPLDQRFLLKWSVPLSHVEALEFGSSEDISDTNRYPASHSGEKVVINAKPNKLYMGPGQLYQDLQNLIHDLSLVNQISGMICSLKGNYQNVNPTVAQDWVSGLQRLILKKEEEIRAADRCRIQLQLPGKQDKSGKATYFSAVFNTLSPAIKQSWISNLQMAKLALDEENLQGWFFAEDDGNQLKKQKHPLLLKQMPVVMSKLQEFKVECAVHNPEPYINTESTADTPVVGHGCVWVASCTNQMGQIAIVALQSCSPKVTECFNVESRILCMAYVPAEENDDKVQENKQVLLSKASVTPTVCLGMEEGSIIVYKSSQRSKKVRLQHFFTPDKSTVTSLAYMKCCLYAGLVSGSVAIYFRSQDGLWISDEPMVVKLGVLPIKAMLAMEEHLWASSGGQVSIIRSQTHCVERQMEAHQEEGMVVSHMVVAGVGIWIAFSTSSTLRLFHTETLEHLQDINVATPVNNILPGNQRVSVSSLLVCHGMLLVGTNLGVTVALSVPRLQGIPKVTGRGMVSLHAHNGPVKFLTAATAVRNRPSSVPYPNSPTSAQPMEEGEDTVPPSDPSQAQGVWLGEAGCTAMALQDSLSSSSCGSLAQSHGSFEHGPEDGALYDVLHDLAHQQRGRRTGKVDVSSLLVVSGGLGHRRVNKKTKHSRHEDNASTILIWQIPLLNV, encoded by the exons ATGGATCTAGAAGAATTTCCTCCCCCACCTCCCGCAA TTCTGGATGAGGACGAAGATGAAGGGGAAGCCTTTGATTTTGATGACAGTGGTGACGACATCCCACAGGCTGAGCAACTGCATCCTAATCATAGTGGCAAGGATCAGACTCACGGTGCCCTTCCGCCTCATGCACCACAGGGCGATATCCCCAATCCGACCCCCGAAATATCTTCTATCATACCTGACATCACTCCCCCAGAAGAATTATCCACTTGCAGTGTCTTGAATGCTGTGGAATCTTCAGCAGCAGACATCGCGTTAGCTGCTAACAACATTGACGACAAGGAGATACATTCATGTCTTCCTCTTCCACCTAAAGAAGATAATGCAAGAAGTACAG ACGATCAGGACGTGCCAAGCAATATCCAAACTGTCCCAAGGGGCCCCTCCAAAGTCGACCCCTATTCTGTGATTGACATCACTCCATTTGAGGAGGAGAACCTTGAGCAGCGTGACGGCTCCTCGGTTCCTTCTGAATCAGGAGATGCCAAGGAGGAATTGGCAGATGCCCTGAATTCCCCAAGTAGCCCTGGTGGCGTTCCCTCAGGCTATTCCGTACCTGTGCCTTGTGGCTATGCCACGCCATCCAGCGTACCGCTTATCATTCCTGCTTACACCACGCCTGTCATCATTCGAAACCTCTCCGTGGATGAAGATG TTACGGTGATTCGCGGTGGGAACATTTCAGCTGACAG tgttttcaGTGAGCATTGTCCACCTATCAGAGAGGAGGACGCTCTGGCAAAGTGGGCATCGGATCCTGCCAATACTGCATGGATGGAAA ATCCCGATGAGGTGATTTACGATGATGTGCCCAGAGAAAACTCTGACTCCAatacag AACCGGATGAAATGATTTATGACGACGTGGAGCTCGGTGAAGAAGGAGGTTACCTTGACAATGGCTGGAGCTCCAGCGAGTTTGAAAGCTACGATGAGACCAGCGATGGGGAAGGCCGAACTGAGAATGGCATGCCCAACGCCTTCATGAGGGCAAAGCCGGCCCAGACAAAAACCCAT ATGCAAAAGTTAGTGAAGGCCGCTAAAGAAGGCACCAAAGATGGGCTTGAGAAAACCAAAGCTGCAGTTAAAAAGGGACGTTCTTTCATCAAGACTAAGTCTTTCTGTAATG AGCGAAAATCAACCTGTTTTGAAGAAGAAGAGTCTGAGGTTTTCATTGAGGTGGATTGTTTCAATGTTGAACCAATTTTGGGTCCAGCTCCTGAGGGGCTTTCACAACAACAA CTGGTCAGGCGCTGCATATTAGGCTCTATACTGGAGAGTGAGAAGAACTATCTTGATGCATTGAAGAGAATATTAGAG CAATATGAAAAGCCGCTGTCCCTGATCGAGCCAAAGTTACTGAGTGACAGGAAGTTAAAGATGACCTTCTATCGAGTGCGGGAGATCCTGCAGTGCCACTTCCTGTTCCAGATCGCTTTGGCGAGTCGAGTGGCAGAGTGGGACAGTGTGGCCATGATTGGGGATGTCTTTGTGGCATCG TTCTCAAAGTCTATGGTTCTGGATGCATACAGTGAGTATGTGAACAACTTCAGTACAGCAATGTCGGTGGTGAGAAAGACTTGTGCGGCAAAACCTGCCTTTCTGGAATTTTTAAAG AATCGTCAAGAGATGAGTTGTGACAGGATGACTCTGTATGGCTTGATGATGAAACCAATCCAGAGATTTCCACAATTCATTCTCCTTCTCCAG GACATGCTAAAAAACACACCAGTGGGCCACGCAGACCGCCTCCCCCTGCAGATGGCCTTAACAGAACTTGAGACCCTAGCTGAAAAACTCAATGAGAAGAAAAGGGAAGCTGACCAAAGATGCGAGATTCGCCACATTGCAAAGGCTATGAATGAACGCTACCTCAACAAG CTTCTGAGTAACGGTAGTCGCTACCTGATCCGCTCAGATGACATGGTGGAGACGGTCTACAACGAGCGTGGAGAAGTCATCAAAACAAAGGAGCGACGTCTTTTCCTACTTAACGATGTTCTCATGTGTGCCACGCCCAATATTCG GTTCCAGGACAGTAGTGGGAGTGGCGGTGCCCCACTTGACCAGCGGTTCCTTCTAAAATGGAGTGTTCCTTTAAGCCACGTGGAAGCACTGGAGTTCGGATCTAGCGAGGACATATCCGACACCAACCGCTATCCTGCTTCTCATTCCGGGGAGAAAGTGGTTATCAACGCCAAACCAA ACAAACTGTACATGGGCCCAGGTCAACTGTACCAGGATCTCCAGAACCTAATCCACGACCTCAGCCTGGTCAACCAGATCTCCGGCATGATATGCAGCCTCAAAGGCAACTACCAG AATGTGAACCCCACAGTGGCCCAGGACTGGGTTTCCGGTCTCCAGAGGTTGATTCTGAAAAAGGAAGAGGAGATTAGGGCAGCTGACCGCTGTAGGATTCAACTTCAGCTGCCTGGAAAGCAAGACaa GTCGGGCAAAGCTACATACTTTAGTGCAGTGTTCAATACCCTCAGCCCTGCTATTAAACAGTCCTGGATCAGTAACTTGCAAATGGCTAAGCTGGCTCTAG atgaAGAGAATCTTCAGGGCTGGTTCTTTGCAGAAGATGATGGAAATCAACTCAAAAAGCAGAAACACCCTCTCTTGCTTAAACAAATGCCCGTGGTTATGTCTAAATTGCAAGAGTTTAAG GTGGAGTGTGCGGTCCACAACCCGGAGCCCTACATCAACACCGAGAGTACAGCAGACACTCCCGTCGTTGGCCACGGTTGTGTCTGG GTTGCAAGTTGCACCAACCAGATGGGTCAAATTGCCATCGTGGCACTGCAGAGCTGCAGCCCAAAGGTCACAGAGTGCTTTAATGTGGAGTCCCGTATCCTGTGCATGGCCTACGTACCCGCAGAGGAGAATGACGACAAAGTCCAAGAAAACAAGCAAGTTTTGCTGTCAAAAGCTAGCGTCACGCCCACTGTCTGCCTGGGCATGGAGGAGGGCAG TATTATTGTCTATAAAAGCAGCCAGAGGTCCAAGAAAGTACGCCTGCAGCACTTTTTCACCCCAGACAAATCCACTGTCACTAGCCTGGCTTACATGAAATGCTGTTTGTATGCCGGCCTGGTGAGTGGCTCTGTGGCCATCTACTTCAGATCACAAG ATGGGTTGTGGATCAGTGACGAGCCAATGGTAGTGAAGCTCGGAGTGTTACCGATCAAGGCCATGCTGGCAATGGAAGAGCACCTTTGGGCCTCATCGGGCGGCCAGGTCTCCATCATTAGATCACAGACACACTGTGTAGAG AGGCAAATGGAGGCCCATCAGGAAGAGGGTATGGTGGTCTCCCACATGGTAGTGGCCGGTGTTGGCATCTGGATTGCCTTCAGTACAAGTTCCACCTTGCGTCTATTCCACACTGAGACTCTGGAGCACCTGCAGGACATTAATGTTGCAACACCTGTCAACAACATATTACCCG GGAACCAGAGAGTGTCAGTGAGCAGTTTGCTGGTTTGCCATGGTATGCTACTCGTCGGAACCAATCTGGGCGTGACTGTGGCCTTGTCTGTGCCAAGACTACAGGGTATCCCCAAGGTCACAG GTCGGGGAATGGTGTCCTTGCACGCTCACAATGGACCAGTAAAGTTCTTAACTGCAGCCACGGCGGTGCGTAACAGACCCTCAAGCGTCCCGTACCCCAATTCACCCACGTCGGCCCAGCCAATGGAGGAGGGAGAAGACACGGTTCCCCCCTCAGACCCGTCTCAGGCCCAGGGAGTCTGGCTGGGAGAAGCCGGCTGCACCGCCATGGCTCTCCAGGACTCTCTTTCGTCCTCATCGTGCGGCTCTTTAGCTCAATCTCATGGCTCTTTTGAGCACGGACCTGAGGATGGGGCCCTGTACGATGTTCTCCATGATCTGGCCCACCAGCAGAGGGGACGCCGCACAGGCAAAGTGGACGTCAGCTCTCTCCTGGTGGTTTCTGGGGGTTTGGGCCACCGCCGAGTGAATAAAAAGACCAAACATTCACGCCACGAGGATAATGCCTCGACCATCCTCATCTGGCAGATCCCCTTACTCAACGTGTGA
- the kbtbd11 gene encoding kelch repeat and BTB domain-containing protein 11: MTEGQGPGGLATVEANVVLRAANFVASTDRPEDLHPGSVRELLGEDPVLKIPTVFEKEYLLDGRLITEDGRNDCQKENGSCVASANKLHLNIDSCVPRSNCASGQIPNGARAKESGFAQLKSGTAQSDPEGGAVDSSTDRGEPDLVIEVGGRTIDAHKSVLAERSDYFKARLSRNVLKVKGITYKTLSTLIDYIYTSQMSVSKDNVVDVITGAKILQIPCAVQAAMDRMTEQITAANCYEVLTIAKKQRLSELKETAYGFMSDNFLQILKDPSVYGRLTGSERDLVLKKRMDGRKTLMAAEVSDVFERVGSRPPSRAGSRPQSPSSVGSLEDNRNIYSFGRAANDWTVLTAMPEDVNTKGCGICAMYNYLFVAGGIKGYGDKGRVSDKVFCYNPKTNRWGEVRPMTQARAQLKLVSMDGYLYAIGGECLFTVERYDPRVDRWTAVAPLPKGAFAVAHEATTCNGELYVSGGSLFYRLLKYDTKRDEWQECPYNNSRKKSTDMVALKSFIYRFDVTREQGIDVFKYNSIVKMWHDCASQRLASSLPFRCAVVGDRIYCVNRSQTLQFVVEDDKAFFTEEPLKAPLDAKGVLFPFVLTLPEKPEKVPPGCDVSLRS; encoded by the coding sequence ATGACTGAGGGCCAAGGACCAGGTGGACTCGCCACAGTCGAGGCCAATGTCGTCCTCCGTGCTGCCAACTTCGTGGCGAGCACCGACAGGCCCGAGGATTTACATCCCGGTTCGGTCCGGGAGTTACTTGGGGAAGACCCAGTCTTAAAGATCCCGACAGTGTTTGAGAAAGAATATCTACTGGATGGAAGACTGATAACCGAAGATGGCCGTAACGATTGTCAAAAAGAGAACGGCTCGTGCGTGGCGAGCGCGAATAAGCTTCATCTCAACATTGATTCTTGTGTTCCGCGATCAAATTGCGCCAGTGGTCAAATCCCCAATGGCGCCAGGGCGAAAGAGTCGGGCTTTGCCCAATTGAAATCAGGAACGGCTCAATCGGACCCTGAGGGCGGCGCGGTCGATTCGTCGACTGATAGAGGTGAGCCGGATTTAGTCATTGAAGTGGGCGGTCGGACGATCGACGCTCACAAGTCGGTCCTGGCGGAAAGGAGCGACTACTTCAAAGCTCGACTCTCCCGAAACGTCCTGAAAGTGAAGGGTATCACCTACAAGACTCTCTCTACCCTAATCGACTATATTTACACGTCCCAGATGAGTGTTTCTAAAGACAATGTTGTGGATGTCATCACGGGGGCCAAAATCCTCCAGATCCCTTGCGCCGTCCAAGCGGCCATGGACCGCATGACCGAACAAATCACCGCGGCGAACTGCTACGAGGTTCTGACCATCGCCAAAAAGCAACGACTGAGCGAACTGAAAGAAACCGCCTACGGCTTCATGAGCGACAACTTCCTGCAGATCCTCAAGGACCCTAGCGTGTACGGGCGCCTGACCGGGTCCGAGCGCGACCTAGTCCTGAAGAAGAGAATGGACGGGAGGAAGACCCTCATGGCCGCCGAGGTCAGCGACGTGTTCGAGCGCGTCGGGAGCCGACCGCCGAGTCGTGCGGGGAGCCGTCCTCAGAGCCCCTCGTCCGTGGGGTCGCTGGAGGACAATCGCAACATCTATTCTTTCGGCCGAGCGGCCAACGACTGGACGGTTTTGACGGCCATGCCCGAGGACGTCAACACCAAAGGCTGCGGAATCTGCGCTATGTACAACTACCTGTTTGTGGCGGGCGGTATAAAAGGCTACGGGGATAAGGGAAGGGTGTCGGACAAGGTGTTCTGTTACAACCCCAAGACGAACCGTTGGGGAGAAGTCCGACCCATGACTCAGGCTCGCGCCCAGCTGAAGCTGGTCTCCATGGACGGCTACCTGTACGCCATCGGAGGGGAGTGTTTGTTCACCGTGGAGAGGTACGACCCTCGCGTGGACCGCTGGACGGCGGTGGCTCCTTTGCCCAAGGGCGCCTTCGCCGTGGCTCACGAGGCCACGACCTGCAACGGCGAGCTTTACGTGTCCGGCGGTTCGCTTTTCTACCGCCTGCTCAAGTACGACACCAAGAGGGACGAGTGGCAAGAGTGCCCGTACAACAACAGTAGGAAGAAGTCGACGGACATGGTGGCGCTGAAGAGCTTCATCTATCGCTTCGACGTGACCCGTGAACAGGGGATCGACGTGTTCAAGTACAACAGCATCGTGAAGATGTGGCACGATTGCGCCTCACAGAGGCTCGCCAGTTCCCTGCCGTTCCGGTGCGCCGTGGTGGGCGACCGCATCTACTGCGTCAACCGAAGCCAGACTCTTCAGTTCGTGGTGGAAGACGACAAGGCCTTCTTTACAGAGGAACCGCTGAAGGCGCCACTGGACGCCAAAGGCGTTCTCTTCCCTTTCGTGCTCACTTTGCCCGAAAAGCCAGAGAAAGTTCCGCCCGGGTGCGACGTGTCGTTACGGAGCTAG